One Skermanella sp. TT6 genomic window, CTGCGGCTGCTGGTGGAGATGGACCGGCAGAGGCGCGACGGCGACTTCTCCCGCCCGGTCCAGGTGGACGCGGAGACCGAGGCCGGGCAGATCGCCACGCTGTACAACCGCGTGCTCGAGCGTGTCCGCGTGGAGACCAGACGGCGCGAGAAGGCGGTGCAGGACATGCGCGTCGCGAAGGAGGCGGCGGAAAAGGCCAACAAGGCGAAATCGCAGTTCCTGGCCAGCATGAGCCACGAGTTGCGCACGCCGCTGAACGCCGTCATCGGCTTTTCCGAGATGATCAACCAGGAAGTCTTCGGCCCGCTGGGCAACGAGCGGTACCGAGAGTACATCACCGACATCCACGCCAGCGGGACCCATCTGCTGAACCTGATCAACGACCTGCTCGACCTGTCGAAGATCGAGGCGCGAAAATACGATCTGAACGAGCAGGAGATCGACCTGGCCGTGATCGCCCTGGCGGCCGGCCGCTTCATCCAGAAGCCGGTCCACGACAAACGCCTTAAGTTCAATACCCATATCCCGCCGAACCTGCCGATCGTGCGGGGCGACGAGCGGGTGCTGCGCCAAGTGCTGCTCAACTTGCTGTCCAACGCCGTCAAGTTCACGCCGCGCGGCGGTTCCGTGGACCTGAAGCTGGAATGCGAGCCCGACGGCCGCGTGGCGATCACCGTCAGCGACACCGGGATCGGCATCGCCCGGAAGGACCTTGCCCGCGTCATGGAGCCGTTCGGGCAGGTCGACGGCAAGTTCCAGCAGGAGATGTCGGGGACCGGCCTGGGACTGCCGCTGACCCGGTCCCTGGTGCGCCTGCACGGCGGCACCATGGTCCTGCGCAGCGAGGAGCATGCGGGCACCCACGTCACGGTCCGGCTGCCGCTGTGGCGGGTCGTCCGACGGGGTCGCCACGTCGCCTGAACCAGCGCCCGCCCGCCGGGCGGCCGGCATACCGCCATTGCCAAAGCCGCCTTAGGGCGCTAGCCCTGCCGCCTGCGCCGGGCGTCCCGCCCCGGTGCGCGACAGGTATGCGCAATGGCACAAGTCTCCCTTGCCCCGAGCGGGCGCCCGGCGTGGATGCGGCTGATCCCGGCGGTGTTCGTCCTGCTGTGGAGCACCGGCTTCATCGGCGCCAAGTTCGGCCTGCCCTATGCCGAGCCGCTGACCTTCCTGCTGATCCGCCTCTCCCTCGTGGCGGCCGTGCTGGCCGCGGTCGCGCTGGTCACGCGCGCTCCCTGGCCGCGCCGCTGGAGCGACGCGCTGCATATCGTCGTTGCCGGCCTGCTGGTCCACGGCGTCTATCTCGGCGGCGTCTTCACCGGCATCGCCAACGGCCTGCCGGCCGGCGTGGCCGCCCTGATCGTCGGCCTCCAGCCCCTGCTCACGGCGGCCGCATCCGGCCGCATGCTGGGCGAGACCGTCAGCGCCAGGCAGTGGCTCGGCCTGGCGCTCGGGCTGTGCGGCGTCTTGCTGGTCGTCTGGGAGAACCTGTCGCTGCAGGCCGGCTACCTGTCCGGCGTGGCGCTGTGCGTCGCGGCCCTGGTCGGGATCTCCGTGGGGACCCTGTACCAGAAGCGATTCTGCGGCGGGATGGACCTGAGGAGCGGGACCGCCCTCCAGTACGCCGCCACGAGCGCCGTCCTCCTGGTCCTGGCGATGCGCTTCGAGACGATGGAGGTCCGCTGGACCGGCGAGTTCCTGTTCGCCCTCGCCTGGCTGGGGCTGGTGCTCTCGGTCGGGGCGGTGTTCCTGCTCTATATCC contains:
- a CDS encoding DMT family transporter; translation: MAQVSLAPSGRPAWMRLIPAVFVLLWSTGFIGAKFGLPYAEPLTFLLIRLSLVAAVLAAVALVTRAPWPRRWSDALHIVVAGLLVHGVYLGGVFTGIANGLPAGVAALIVGLQPLLTAAASGRMLGETVSARQWLGLALGLCGVLLVVWENLSLQAGYLSGVALCVAALVGISVGTLYQKRFCGGMDLRSGTALQYAATSAVLLVLAMRFETMEVRWTGEFLFALAWLGLVLSVGAVFLLYILIRRGAAAQVASLFYLVPPATAVIAYLMFDERLGMPALAGMAVAVGGVALVNRRR